A part of Nitrososphaerota archaeon genomic DNA contains:
- a CDS encoding cyclase family protein produces the protein MGELDVDSKYLHGLLDPKYIGKPEDVLKKVSVEILGKEVEVYDLSHPFGPGVPLWPYFEDIKIERMHYHAKSRVLSQVLTHTMHVSTHADSPIHVEEGFPSTDQIPIERYMGKGVVVSIPKGKWEIITAADLEKAEPPIEKGDIVIVNTGWHRYWGDTVKYFCYAPGFYLEAGQWFVKKGVKAVGIDTQALDHPLGTREVWSQGEGDERNRVLPWLADEYKKEKGRDVREDFPYWEPCHRLLLTHGIMGYENVGGDIDKVTGKRCTIIGLPLRWVGGDGSIVRLIAIVEKK, from the coding sequence AGCGTGGAAATACTAGGTAAAGAAGTTGAGGTGTACGACCTCTCACACCCATTCGGTCCAGGCGTTCCCCTCTGGCCTTACTTTGAAGACATTAAAATAGAAAGAATGCACTATCACGCTAAATCCCGTGTGTTATCACAAGTGCTTACACACACCATGCACGTTTCCACACACGCAGACTCTCCAATACATGTTGAAGAGGGCTTTCCTTCTACTGACCAAATACCCATAGAGAGATACATGGGAAAAGGCGTAGTAGTTTCGATACCAAAGGGCAAATGGGAAATAATTACTGCGGCGGATCTTGAGAAGGCAGAGCCGCCTATAGAAAAGGGTGATATAGTGATAGTGAATACAGGTTGGCATCGTTACTGGGGAGACACGGTGAAATACTTCTGTTACGCACCTGGCTTCTATCTCGAAGCTGGGCAATGGTTTGTTAAGAAAGGAGTGAAAGCAGTCGGCATCGACACACAGGCTTTAGATCACCCACTTGGCACGAGAGAGGTATGGAGCCAAGGCGAGGGAGACGAGAGGAACCGTGTCTTACCTTGGCTTGCTGATGAATATAAAAAGGAAAAAGGAAGAGATGTACGCGAAGATTTCCCATATTGGGAACCATGCCATAGGCTCCTTCTAACACACGGCATAATGGGCTATGAAAACGTAGGTGGGGACATAGACAAAGTCACAGGTAAAAGATGTACCATTATAGGACTGCCGCTAAGATGGGTTGGTGGCGACGGCTCTATAGTAAGGCTCATAGCGATAGTTGAAAAGAAGTAG
- a CDS encoding glucose 1-dehydrogenase, whose product MGYRKLFDLTGKVAVVTGGGGGLGRPTALGLADFGADVVVTSRDLQKLMKVKEEIERLGRRSLAISCDVTKPEEVKNMVKQTVDAFGKIDILVTYAGVNIPKPAEDYPYEDWNKVIDVNVTGVFLTCKEVGKVMIAQKRGKIINISSVRGMYGLPRNYAAYCTSKGAVIALTKQLACEWAKFNIQVNAIAPTVIATPLTAHIMRDPELSQTMKSRILLGRWGYPDDIIGAIVYFASDASNFVTGQILFIDGGVTSWA is encoded by the coding sequence ATGGGGTATAGAAAACTCTTCGACCTAACGGGTAAAGTAGCCGTCGTAACAGGTGGTGGTGGAGGGTTAGGTAGACCGACAGCGCTAGGGTTAGCAGACTTTGGTGCAGATGTTGTAGTCACAAGTAGAGATCTGCAAAAACTTATGAAAGTTAAAGAGGAGATCGAACGTCTTGGTCGGAGATCTCTTGCGATAAGCTGTGATGTAACTAAACCAGAGGAAGTTAAGAATATGGTGAAGCAAACAGTGGATGCCTTTGGTAAGATAGATATACTTGTCACATATGCGGGAGTAAACATTCCGAAACCTGCTGAAGATTACCCTTACGAAGATTGGAATAAAGTCATAGATGTTAACGTAACTGGCGTCTTCCTTACTTGCAAAGAAGTCGGCAAAGTTATGATAGCGCAGAAGAGGGGAAAGATAATCAACATCTCCTCTGTTAGAGGAATGTACGGTCTCCCCAGAAACTACGCTGCTTACTGCACAAGCAAAGGAGCTGTAATAGCGTTAACCAAGCAACTAGCTTGCGAATGGGCAAAGTTCAATATTCAGGTTAATGCGATCGCGCCTACTGTAATAGCAACCCCGTTAACCGCCCATATAATGCGAGATCCTGAGCTTTCTCAAACAATGAAGTCACGTATTCTCTTGGGGAGATGGGGCTACCCTGATGACATAATAGGCGCAATCGTATACTTTGCATCAGATGCGTCTAATTTTGTGACTGGCCAGATTCTATTTATAGACGGTGGAGTAACTTCGTGGGCTTAG
- a CDS encoding cupin domain-containing protein — protein MRKVELKDVKPYDAPGHFKMVALRLQHKETTGVETFWVGLSHFLPGGGAEMSASDFERVYFVLSGTLTVIAEDGTKYILKPTDSLYIPAGEKRYLINETNETASMLVIAGYPKGGK, from the coding sequence ATGAGAAAAGTCGAACTAAAAGATGTAAAACCTTACGACGCGCCAGGACATTTTAAGATGGTTGCCTTGAGGCTCCAGCATAAGGAGACGACGGGTGTTGAAACATTCTGGGTTGGGTTATCCCACTTCTTACCAGGGGGTGGGGCTGAGATGTCAGCAAGCGATTTTGAAAGAGTTTACTTCGTTCTATCAGGAACATTAACGGTGATAGCGGAAGACGGCACAAAATATATTCTTAAACCAACAGATTCCCTCTATATACCTGCGGGCGAGAAGAGGTATCTAATAAATGAAACAAATGAGACAGCCAGTATGCTAGTTATCGCAGGCTACCCTAAAGGTGGTAAATGA